A genomic region of Zalophus californianus isolate mZalCal1 chromosome 1, mZalCal1.pri.v2, whole genome shotgun sequence contains the following coding sequences:
- the PLIN4 gene encoding perilipin-4 isoform X4 has translation MSTHEEGGRDPPKPKGKTLGSFLGSLPGFSSARNLMASAHSSAKEARLIADPAGASAQPQTEAPVPSAATNLEQTAHREKLPPPSDKMTSDAKNLVCSKMTETKGAISSGMANMVDTAKGVVQGGLGVTRSALTGPKETVATGVTSAVGVAKGTIQTGLDTTKTVLMGTKDTVCSGVTGAMNVAKGAVQTGMDTSKTVLTGTKDAVSTGLTGAMNMAKGTVQTGLDTTKNVVTGTKDAVSTGVTGAVNMAMGAVQTGLNTTQNIATGTKDTVCSGVTGAMNVAKGAVQTGMDTSKAILTGTKDTVSTGLTGALGVAKGTVQTGLDTTKTVLTGTKDAVSTGVTGAANMAKGTIQTGLDTTKTILTGTKDTVCSGMTGAMNVAKGAVQGGLDTSKTVLTGTKDAVSTGLTGAANMAKGTIQTGLNTTKTVLTGTKDAVSTGVTGAANMAKGTIQTGLDTTKTVLTGTKDAVSTGVTGAANMAKGTIQTGLDTTKTILTGTKDTVCSGMTGAMNVAKGAVQGGLDTSKTVLTGTKDAVSTGLTGAANMAKGTIQTGLDTTKTVLTGTKDTMCSGMSGAMNVAKGAVQGGLDTSKTVLTGTKDTVCSGVTGAINVAKGAVQTGMDTSKAILTGTKDTVSTGLTGALGVAKGTVQTGLNTTKTVLTGTKDTVSTGVTGAANMAKGTVQTGLDTTKTVLMGTKDTVCSGVTGAMNVAKGAVQTGMDTSKTVLTGTKDAVSTGLTGAMNMAKGTVQTGLDTTKNVVTGTKDAVSTGVTGAANMAKGAVQTGLNMTQNIATGTKDTVCSGVTGAMNVARGAVQGGLDTSKTILTGTKDTVCSGMTGAMNVAKGAVQTGLDTSKTVLTGTKDTLSTGLTGALGMAKGTVQTGTETTKTVVIGTKDAVSTGVTGAANMAKGAVQTGLKTTQNIATGTKDTVCSGVTGAMSVAKGAVQGGLDTSKTILMGTKDAVSTGLTGAMNMAKGTVQTGLDTTKNVVSGTKDAVSTGVTGAANMAKGTIQTGLDTTKTILTGTKDTVCSGMTGATNVAKGAVQIGMDTSKAVLTGTKDAVSTGLTGAGSVAKGTVQTIQNWLPGTEDSVWSGLPSYSAPDKGGEQTTLRPEEALSSGVSSAPDTLCTGLDLAREATAVATGTHGATRGREDAGHEGAVSFATLRDELGELGDIFHPMDAEEQARLAASEPEPKVLTADRGSYFVRLGDLAPGFRQRAFEHALSHLQHSQFQARAALAQLEDSLELVPGSGALSRACGLIQQLHVAFSTLASGLQGLPSELQRQVGQARHSLCELYGLISSASSVEELPAERLAQSRGAVGQAWQKLEQMLESVQHGPPLCWLVGPFALHPAGQQL, from the exons ATGTCCACCCACGAAGAAGGAGGCCGGGATCCTCCCAAACCCAAGGGCAAG ACCCTGGGGAGCTTCTTGGGGTCCCTGCCTGGCTTCAGCTCTGCCCGGAACCTGATGGCCAGTGCCCACAGTTCAGCGAAAGAGGCCCGGCTGATCGCCGATCCCGCAGgagcctctgcccagccccagaCTGAGG CTCCTGTCCCCTCAGCAGCCACCAACCTGGAGCAGACGGCCCACAGGGAGAAGCTACCACCGCCTTCAGATAAG ATGACCTCTGACGCAAAGAACCTGGTGTGCTCTAAGATGACCGAGACCAAGGGTGCCATCTCCTCTGGGATGGCCAACATGGTGGACACAGCTAAAGGTGTGGTGCAGGGAGGCCTGGGCGTGACCCGGTCTGCACTCACGGGCCCCAAGGAGACTGTGGCCACTGGGGTCACCAGCGCAGTGGGTGTGGCCAAGGGCACCATCCAGACTGGCCTGGACACCACCAAGACCGTCCTGATGGGCACCAAGGACACCGTGTGCAGCGGGGTGACCGGTGCCATGAATGTGGCCAAGGGAGCTGTCCAGACTGGCATGGACACCTCAAAGACTGTCCTCACGGGCACCAAGGATGCAGTGTCCACTGGGCTCACTGGGGCAATGAACATGGCCAAAGGCACCGTTCAGACTGGACTGGACACCACCAAGAATGTTGTCACAGGCACTAAAGATGCAGTGTCCACCGGGGTGACAGGGGCAGTGAACATGGCCATGGGAGCCGTGCAAACTGGGCTCAATACGACCCAAAACATTGCCACAGGCACCAAGGACACCGTGTGCAGTGGGGTGACCGGTGCCATGAATGTGGCCAAAGGAGCTGTCCAGACTGGCATGGACACCTCAAAGGCCATCCTGACTGGCACGAAAGACACTGTGTCCACAGGACTCACAGGTGCACTGGGTGTGGCCAAGGGCACTGTCCAGACCGGCCTGGACACCACCAAGACCGTCCTGACGGGCACCAAGGATGCAGTGTCCACTGGGGTGACAGGGGCAGCGAACATGGCCAAGGGCACCATCCAGACTGGCCTGGACACCACCAAGACCATCCTGACGGGCACCAAGGACACCGTGTGCAGTGGGATGACCGGTGCCATGAATGTGGCCAAGGGAGCCGTCCAGGGAGGTCTGGACACCTCAAAGACCGTCCTCACGGGCACCAAGGATGCAGTGTCCACTGGACTCACTGGGGCAGCGAACATGGCCAAGGGTACCATCCAGACTGGCCTGAACACCACCAAGACCGTCCTGACGGGCACCAAGGATGCAGTGTCCACTGGGGTGACAGGGGCAGCGAACATGGCCAAGGGCACCATCCAGACTGGCCTGGACACCACCAAGACCGTCCTGACGGGCACCAAGGATGCAGTGTCCACTGGGGTGACAGGGGCAGCGAACATGGCCAAGGGCACCATCCAGACTGGCCTGGACACCACCAAGACCATCCTGACGGGCACCAAGGACACCGTGTGCAGTGGGATGACCGGTGCCATGAATGTGGCCAAGGGAGCCGTCCAGGGAGGTCTGGACACCTCAAAGACCGTCCTCACGGGCACCAAGGATGCAGTGTCCACTGGACTCACTGGGGCAGCGAACATGGCCAAGGGTACCATCCAGACTGGCCTGGACACCACCAAGACCGTCCTGACGGGCACCAAGGACACCATGTGCAGTGGAATGAGCGGTGCCATGAATGTGGCCAAGGGAGCTGTCCAGGGAGGTCTGGACACCTCAAAGACCGTCCTCACGGGCACCAAGGACACTGTGTGCAGCGGGGTGACGGGTGCCATCAATGTGGCCAAAGGAGCTGTCCAAACTGGCATGGACACATCAAAGGCCATCCTGACTGGCACCAAAGACACTGTGTCCACAGGGCTCACAGGTGCACTGGGTGTGGCCAAGGGCACCGTCCAGACCGGTCTGAACACTACCAAGACTGTCCTGACGGGCACCAAGGATACAGTGTCCACTGGGGTGACAGGAGCAGCGAACATGGCCAAGGGTACTGTTCAGACTGGCCTGGACACCACCAAGACCGTCCTGATGGGCACCAAGGACACCGTGTGCAGCGGGGTGACCGGTGCCATGAATGTGGCCAAGGGAGCTGTCCAGACTGGCATGGACACCTCAAAGACCGTCCTCACGGGCACCAAGGATGCAGTGTCCACTGGGCTCACTGGGGCAATGAACATGGCCAAAGGCACCGTTCAGACTGGACTGGACACCACCAAGAATGTTGTCACAGGCACCAAGGATGCAGTGTCCACTGGGGTGACAGGGGCAGCGAACATGGCCAAGGGAGCCGTGCAAACTGGGCTCAATATGACCCAAAACATCGCCACAGGCACCAAGGACACCGTGTGCAGTGGGGTGACCGGTGCCATGAATGTGGCCAGAGGAGCTGTCCAGGGAGGTCTGGACACCTCAAAGACCATCCTCACGGGCACCAAGGACACCGTGTGCAGTGGGATGACCGGTGCCATGAATGTGGCCAAAGGAGCTGTCCAGACTGGCCTGGACACCTCAAAGACTGTCCTAACTGGCACCAAAGATACCCTATCTACTGGGCTCACAGGAGCACTGGGTATGGCCAAGGGCACCGTCCAGACTGGCACGGAAACCACCAAGACTGTTGTCATAGGCACTAAAGATGCAGTGTCCACTGGGGTGACAGGGGCAGCGAACATGGCCAAGGGAGCCGTGCAAACTGGGCTCAAGACGACCCAAAACATCGCCACAGGCACCAAGGACACTGTGTGCAGTGGGGTGACCGGTGCCATGAGTGTGGCCAAAGGAGCTGTCCAGGGAGGTCTGGACACCTCAAAGACCATCCTCATGGGCACCAAGGACGCAGTGTCCACTGGGCTCACTGGGGCAATGAACATGGCCAAAGGCACCGTTCAGACTGGACTGGACACCACCAAGAATGTTGTCTCAGGCACCAAAGATGCAGTGTCCACTGGGGTGACAGGGGCAGCGAACATGGCCAAGGGCACCATCCAGACTGGCCTGGACACCACCAAGACCATCCTCACGGGCACCAAGGACACCGTGTGCAGTGGGATGACCGGTGCCACGAATGTGGCCAAAGGAGCTGTCCAGATTGGCATGGACACCTCAAAGGCCGTCCTGACTGGCACCAAAGATGCAGTGTCCACTGGGCTCACCGGGGCAGGGAGTGTGGCCAAGGGGACAGTGCAGACCATCCAGAATTGGTTACCTGGTACCGAGGACAGTGTCTGGAGTGGACTCCCCAGTTACAGTGCCCCAGACAAAGGAGGGGAGCAAACTACCCTGAGACCCGAGGAGGCTCTGTCCTCTGGGGTATCCAGCGCCCCGGACACTCTCTGTACCGGCCTGGACCTTGCCAGGGAAGCCACTGCCGTGGCCACAGGCACCCATGGGGCCACCCGGGGCAGGGAGGATGCAGGACACGAAGGAGCCGTGAGCTTTGCAACGCTCCGGGACGAGCTGGGGGAGCTGGGGGATATCTTCCACCCCATGGACGCCGAGGAGCAAG CTCGGCTTGCTGCGTCcgaacctgagccaaaggtgctCACGGCCGACCGCGGCAGCTATTTCGTGCGTCTGGGTGACCTGGCCCCTGGCTTCCGCCAGCGGGCTTTTGAGCATGCCCTGAGCCACCTGCAGCACAGCCAGTTCCAGGCCAGGGCTGCGCTGGCCCAGCTGGAGGACTCCTTGGAGCTG GTGCCAGGCTCCGGGGCTCTGTCCAGGGCCTGCGGCCTCATCCAGCAGCTCCACGTGGCCTTCAGCACCCTGGCCTCCGGCCTCCAGGGCCTCCCCTCTGAGCTCCAGCGGCAGGTCGGACAGGCGCGCCACAGCCTCTGTGAGCTCTACGGCCTCATCTCCTCAGCCAGCTCCGTGGAAGAGCTGCCGGCAGAGCGCCTGGCCCAGAGCCGCGGGGCCGTGGGCCAGGCATGGCAGAAGCTGGAGCAGATGCTGGAGAGTGTGCAGCATGGCCCACCGCTCTGCTGGCTGGTGGGGCCCTTTGCCCTGCACCCTGCTGGGCAGCAGCTGTAG
- the PLIN4 gene encoding perilipin-4 isoform X1, with translation MSTHEEGGRDPPKPKGKTLGSFLGSLPGFSSARNLMASAHSSAKEARLIADPAGASAQPQTEAPVPSAATNLEQTAHREKLPPPSDKMTSDAKNLVCSKMTETKGAISSGMANMVDTAKGVVQGGLGVTRSALTGPKETVATGVTSAVGVAKGTIQTGLDTTKTVLMGTKDTVCSGVTGAMNVAKGAVQTGMDTSKTVLTGTKDAVSTGLTGAMNMAKGTVQTGLDTTKNVVTGTKDAVSTGVTGAVNMAMGAVQTGLNTTQNIATGTKDTVCSGVTGAMNVAKGAVQTGMDTSKAILTGTKDTVSTGLTGALGVAKGTVQTGLDTTKTVLTGTKDAVSTGVTGAANMAKGTIQTGLDTTKTILTGTKDTVCSGMTGAMNVAKGAVQGGLDTSKTVLTGTKDAVSTGLTGAANMAKGTIQTGLNTTKTVLTGTKDAVSTGVTGAANMAKGTIQTGLDTTKTVLTGTKDAVSTGVTGAANMAKGTIQTGLDTTKTILTGTKDTVCSGMTGAMNVAKGAVQGGLDTSKTVLTGTKDAVSTGLTGAANMAKGTIQTGLDTTKTVLTGTKDTMCSGMSGAMNVAKGAVQGGLDTSKTVLTGTKDTVCSGVTGAINVAKGAVQTGMDTSKAILTGTKDTVSTGLTGALGVAKGTVQTGLNTTKTVLTGTKDTVSTGVTGAANMAKGTVQTGLDTTKTVLMGTKDTVCSGVTGAMNVAKGAVQTGMDTSKTVLTGTKDAVSTGLTGAMNMAKGTVQTGLDTTKNVVTGTKDAVSTGVTGAANMAKGAVQTGLNMTQNIATGTKDTVCSGVTGAMNVARGAVQGGLDTSKTILTGTKDTVCSGMTGAMNVAKGAVQTGLDTSKTVLTGTKDTLSTGLTGALGMAKGTVQTGTETTKTVVIGTKDAVSTGVTGAANMAKGAVQTGLKTTQNIATGTKDTVCSGVTGAMSVAKGAVQGGLDTSKTILMGTKDAVSTGLTGAMNMAKGTVQTGLDTTKNVVSGTKDAVSTGVTGAANMAKGTIQTGLDTTKTILTGTKDTVCSGMTGATNVAKGAVQIGMDTSKAVLTGTKDAVSTGLTGAGSVAKGTVQTIQNWLPGTEDSVWSGLPSYSAPDKGGEQTTLRPEEALSSGVSSAPDTLCTGLDLAREATAVATGTHGATRGREDAGHEGAVSFATLRDELGELGDIFHPMDAEEQARLAASEPEPKVLTADRGSYFVRLGDLAPGFRQRAFEHALSHLQHSQFQARAALAQLEDSLELIERAKQAPESQPWLDQGPSSRVEGAAPQEVPGSGALSRACGLIQQLHVAFSTLASGLQGLPSELQRQVGQARHSLCELYGLISSASSVEELPAERLAQSRGAVGQAWQKLEQMLESVQHGPPLCWLVGPFALHPAGQQL, from the exons ATGTCCACCCACGAAGAAGGAGGCCGGGATCCTCCCAAACCCAAGGGCAAG ACCCTGGGGAGCTTCTTGGGGTCCCTGCCTGGCTTCAGCTCTGCCCGGAACCTGATGGCCAGTGCCCACAGTTCAGCGAAAGAGGCCCGGCTGATCGCCGATCCCGCAGgagcctctgcccagccccagaCTGAGG CTCCTGTCCCCTCAGCAGCCACCAACCTGGAGCAGACGGCCCACAGGGAGAAGCTACCACCGCCTTCAGATAAG ATGACCTCTGACGCAAAGAACCTGGTGTGCTCTAAGATGACCGAGACCAAGGGTGCCATCTCCTCTGGGATGGCCAACATGGTGGACACAGCTAAAGGTGTGGTGCAGGGAGGCCTGGGCGTGACCCGGTCTGCACTCACGGGCCCCAAGGAGACTGTGGCCACTGGGGTCACCAGCGCAGTGGGTGTGGCCAAGGGCACCATCCAGACTGGCCTGGACACCACCAAGACCGTCCTGATGGGCACCAAGGACACCGTGTGCAGCGGGGTGACCGGTGCCATGAATGTGGCCAAGGGAGCTGTCCAGACTGGCATGGACACCTCAAAGACTGTCCTCACGGGCACCAAGGATGCAGTGTCCACTGGGCTCACTGGGGCAATGAACATGGCCAAAGGCACCGTTCAGACTGGACTGGACACCACCAAGAATGTTGTCACAGGCACTAAAGATGCAGTGTCCACCGGGGTGACAGGGGCAGTGAACATGGCCATGGGAGCCGTGCAAACTGGGCTCAATACGACCCAAAACATTGCCACAGGCACCAAGGACACCGTGTGCAGTGGGGTGACCGGTGCCATGAATGTGGCCAAAGGAGCTGTCCAGACTGGCATGGACACCTCAAAGGCCATCCTGACTGGCACGAAAGACACTGTGTCCACAGGACTCACAGGTGCACTGGGTGTGGCCAAGGGCACTGTCCAGACCGGCCTGGACACCACCAAGACCGTCCTGACGGGCACCAAGGATGCAGTGTCCACTGGGGTGACAGGGGCAGCGAACATGGCCAAGGGCACCATCCAGACTGGCCTGGACACCACCAAGACCATCCTGACGGGCACCAAGGACACCGTGTGCAGTGGGATGACCGGTGCCATGAATGTGGCCAAGGGAGCCGTCCAGGGAGGTCTGGACACCTCAAAGACCGTCCTCACGGGCACCAAGGATGCAGTGTCCACTGGACTCACTGGGGCAGCGAACATGGCCAAGGGTACCATCCAGACTGGCCTGAACACCACCAAGACCGTCCTGACGGGCACCAAGGATGCAGTGTCCACTGGGGTGACAGGGGCAGCGAACATGGCCAAGGGCACCATCCAGACTGGCCTGGACACCACCAAGACCGTCCTGACGGGCACCAAGGATGCAGTGTCCACTGGGGTGACAGGGGCAGCGAACATGGCCAAGGGCACCATCCAGACTGGCCTGGACACCACCAAGACCATCCTGACGGGCACCAAGGACACCGTGTGCAGTGGGATGACCGGTGCCATGAATGTGGCCAAGGGAGCCGTCCAGGGAGGTCTGGACACCTCAAAGACCGTCCTCACGGGCACCAAGGATGCAGTGTCCACTGGACTCACTGGGGCAGCGAACATGGCCAAGGGTACCATCCAGACTGGCCTGGACACCACCAAGACCGTCCTGACGGGCACCAAGGACACCATGTGCAGTGGAATGAGCGGTGCCATGAATGTGGCCAAGGGAGCTGTCCAGGGAGGTCTGGACACCTCAAAGACCGTCCTCACGGGCACCAAGGACACTGTGTGCAGCGGGGTGACGGGTGCCATCAATGTGGCCAAAGGAGCTGTCCAAACTGGCATGGACACATCAAAGGCCATCCTGACTGGCACCAAAGACACTGTGTCCACAGGGCTCACAGGTGCACTGGGTGTGGCCAAGGGCACCGTCCAGACCGGTCTGAACACTACCAAGACTGTCCTGACGGGCACCAAGGATACAGTGTCCACTGGGGTGACAGGAGCAGCGAACATGGCCAAGGGTACTGTTCAGACTGGCCTGGACACCACCAAGACCGTCCTGATGGGCACCAAGGACACCGTGTGCAGCGGGGTGACCGGTGCCATGAATGTGGCCAAGGGAGCTGTCCAGACTGGCATGGACACCTCAAAGACCGTCCTCACGGGCACCAAGGATGCAGTGTCCACTGGGCTCACTGGGGCAATGAACATGGCCAAAGGCACCGTTCAGACTGGACTGGACACCACCAAGAATGTTGTCACAGGCACCAAGGATGCAGTGTCCACTGGGGTGACAGGGGCAGCGAACATGGCCAAGGGAGCCGTGCAAACTGGGCTCAATATGACCCAAAACATCGCCACAGGCACCAAGGACACCGTGTGCAGTGGGGTGACCGGTGCCATGAATGTGGCCAGAGGAGCTGTCCAGGGAGGTCTGGACACCTCAAAGACCATCCTCACGGGCACCAAGGACACCGTGTGCAGTGGGATGACCGGTGCCATGAATGTGGCCAAAGGAGCTGTCCAGACTGGCCTGGACACCTCAAAGACTGTCCTAACTGGCACCAAAGATACCCTATCTACTGGGCTCACAGGAGCACTGGGTATGGCCAAGGGCACCGTCCAGACTGGCACGGAAACCACCAAGACTGTTGTCATAGGCACTAAAGATGCAGTGTCCACTGGGGTGACAGGGGCAGCGAACATGGCCAAGGGAGCCGTGCAAACTGGGCTCAAGACGACCCAAAACATCGCCACAGGCACCAAGGACACTGTGTGCAGTGGGGTGACCGGTGCCATGAGTGTGGCCAAAGGAGCTGTCCAGGGAGGTCTGGACACCTCAAAGACCATCCTCATGGGCACCAAGGACGCAGTGTCCACTGGGCTCACTGGGGCAATGAACATGGCCAAAGGCACCGTTCAGACTGGACTGGACACCACCAAGAATGTTGTCTCAGGCACCAAAGATGCAGTGTCCACTGGGGTGACAGGGGCAGCGAACATGGCCAAGGGCACCATCCAGACTGGCCTGGACACCACCAAGACCATCCTCACGGGCACCAAGGACACCGTGTGCAGTGGGATGACCGGTGCCACGAATGTGGCCAAAGGAGCTGTCCAGATTGGCATGGACACCTCAAAGGCCGTCCTGACTGGCACCAAAGATGCAGTGTCCACTGGGCTCACCGGGGCAGGGAGTGTGGCCAAGGGGACAGTGCAGACCATCCAGAATTGGTTACCTGGTACCGAGGACAGTGTCTGGAGTGGACTCCCCAGTTACAGTGCCCCAGACAAAGGAGGGGAGCAAACTACCCTGAGACCCGAGGAGGCTCTGTCCTCTGGGGTATCCAGCGCCCCGGACACTCTCTGTACCGGCCTGGACCTTGCCAGGGAAGCCACTGCCGTGGCCACAGGCACCCATGGGGCCACCCGGGGCAGGGAGGATGCAGGACACGAAGGAGCCGTGAGCTTTGCAACGCTCCGGGACGAGCTGGGGGAGCTGGGGGATATCTTCCACCCCATGGACGCCGAGGAGCAAG CTCGGCTTGCTGCGTCcgaacctgagccaaaggtgctCACGGCCGACCGCGGCAGCTATTTCGTGCGTCTGGGTGACCTGGCCCCTGGCTTCCGCCAGCGGGCTTTTGAGCATGCCCTGAGCCACCTGCAGCACAGCCAGTTCCAGGCCAGGGCTGCGCTGGCCCAGCTGGAGGACTCCTTGGAGCTG ATTGAAAGGGCCAAGCAGGCTCCAGAAAGCCAGCCATGGCTGGACCAGGGTCCGAGCAGCAGAGTGGAGGGAGCCGCTCCCCAAGAG GTGCCAGGCTCCGGGGCTCTGTCCAGGGCCTGCGGCCTCATCCAGCAGCTCCACGTGGCCTTCAGCACCCTGGCCTCCGGCCTCCAGGGCCTCCCCTCTGAGCTCCAGCGGCAGGTCGGACAGGCGCGCCACAGCCTCTGTGAGCTCTACGGCCTCATCTCCTCAGCCAGCTCCGTGGAAGAGCTGCCGGCAGAGCGCCTGGCCCAGAGCCGCGGGGCCGTGGGCCAGGCATGGCAGAAGCTGGAGCAGATGCTGGAGAGTGTGCAGCATGGCCCACCGCTCTGCTGGCTGGTGGGGCCCTTTGCCCTGCACCCTGCTGGGCAGCAGCTGTAG